A single genomic interval of Gloeocapsa sp. PCC 73106 harbors:
- the recF gene encoding DNA replication/repair protein RecF: MFLRQIQLFSFRNYLEQKIKFDSYQTILLGNNAQGKTNLLEAVELISTLKSQRSQKDQELILKGQNESHILATLERSYGVAEIAITLRASGRRSLMLNHEHLRRHLDILGVLNTVQFSSLDLDLVRGAPEVRRHWIDSLLIQLEPVYAYILHKYTQILRQRNALLKILYKQNTQPQVRETTELAIWNEQLATFGSRVMRRRARVISRLAPIAQNWHKQISGNTELLEINYTPNISYNRDETDHVQQAFLASIEERSAVEQQLGTTVVGPHRDELELLINTTPAKSYGSQGQQRTLVLSLKLAELELIEQVIGEAPVLLLDDVLAELDLQRQNQLLEAIAQRCQTLITTTHLNAFDQQWLKASQILSVQAGNISLL, encoded by the coding sequence ATGTTTCTTCGCCAAATACAGTTATTCTCCTTTCGTAACTATTTAGAGCAGAAAATAAAGTTTGACTCGTATCAAACCATCTTACTGGGAAATAATGCTCAAGGCAAAACCAATCTCCTAGAAGCGGTTGAGCTTATTTCTACTCTTAAAAGTCAACGTTCTCAAAAAGATCAGGAGTTAATCCTAAAGGGACAAAACGAAAGTCATATTTTAGCTACTCTAGAGCGATCCTATGGTGTGGCTGAAATCGCCATAACTCTCCGCGCTTCAGGTAGACGTTCTCTGATGCTCAATCACGAACATCTGCGTCGTCATTTAGATATTCTAGGGGTTCTCAATACGGTGCAATTCTCGAGTTTGGATTTGGATTTAGTTAGAGGAGCTCCAGAGGTACGTCGCCATTGGATAGATAGCTTATTAATTCAACTCGAACCGGTTTACGCTTACATATTACATAAATATACGCAAATATTACGTCAACGCAACGCTCTCTTAAAAATACTCTATAAACAAAATACCCAACCCCAGGTCAGAGAAACGACAGAATTAGCGATTTGGAACGAACAATTAGCTACTTTTGGTTCCAGAGTGATGCGTCGTCGCGCCAGAGTTATCAGTAGATTGGCTCCCATAGCACAAAACTGGCACAAGCAAATTAGCGGAAATACAGAACTACTAGAAATTAACTATACTCCGAATATATCTTATAATAGAGATGAAACAGATCACGTACAACAAGCTTTTTTAGCCTCAATTGAGGAACGTTCTGCGGTGGAACAACAATTAGGAACAACCGTAGTAGGACCACACCGAGACGAATTAGAGTTACTAATTAACACCACACCAGCTAAATCCTATGGTTCTCAAGGACAACAGAGGACTTTAGTATTATCTCTGAAGTTAGCAGAATTAGAACTAATAGAGCAGGTAATTGGAGAAGCACCCGTACTGTTACTCGATGACGTGCTAGCAGAATTGGATCTACAGAGACAAAATCAACTCTTAGAAGCGATCGCCCAACGTTGTCAAACCCTAATTACTACCACTCATCTCAACGCTTTTGATCAGCAATGGTTAAAAGCCTCTCAAATTCTCTCAGTTCAAGCAGGAAATATCAGCCTATTATAA
- a CDS encoding lipopolysaccharide assembly protein LapB, whose protein sequence is MTRQLKILIIAITTGLWNLGVLASPLETTIPEPLIPTIDRPLTSFERYRINKTILELDSQAQAKLAENLGDQAFELWYRELRLQRALGLLPEINALGRIGAIAWSENRPDEVKIINDRLEAIALELKDEPELILALAQAYQEIRNLEQAIAFYEKSLTYGRQKQILTNLADLYLARFDYANAAKVYEELLGIARVEADVWQQSIYLQQLAEIYNEASQPENALIVKQQLAETYKQNEQYSELGMVLLSLGADYQAIDAITEASESYQAAFEVAWSQEQYGLAAEAKLNLANLYYGAEELETALSVYRELLTVYEKSYNLYGLMNTYAQIGKIYTAQNKYQEALMTFEKGLELAESLNYEQAYFNSQIEQIRAKISEQDGKI, encoded by the coding sequence ATGACACGCCAACTCAAAATACTCATAATTGCTATTACTACTGGTTTGTGGAATCTAGGGGTTTTGGCTTCTCCTTTAGAGACTACCATACCCGAACCACTAATTCCTACTATAGATCGCCCCCTGACTTCTTTTGAACGTTACCGCATTAATAAAACTATTTTAGAATTAGATAGCCAAGCTCAAGCTAAATTAGCCGAGAATTTGGGCGATCAAGCTTTTGAACTGTGGTATCGAGAGTTAAGATTACAAAGAGCTTTAGGTTTACTACCAGAAATAAACGCCCTCGGTAGAATTGGCGCGATCGCTTGGTCGGAAAATCGACCAGATGAGGTGAAAATTATTAATGACCGTTTGGAGGCAATCGCTCTAGAATTAAAAGATGAACCCGAGTTAATTCTGGCTTTAGCTCAAGCTTATCAAGAGATACGTAATTTAGAGCAAGCTATTGCTTTTTATGAAAAATCCTTAACTTATGGACGCCAGAAACAAATTTTAACCAACTTGGCTGATTTATATCTAGCTCGTTTTGACTATGCAAACGCTGCTAAAGTATATGAGGAGTTATTGGGTATAGCGCGTGTAGAAGCAGATGTTTGGCAGCAGAGTATCTATTTACAACAACTAGCAGAAATTTACAACGAAGCATCACAACCGGAAAATGCGCTCATTGTCAAACAGCAATTAGCGGAAACTTACAAACAAAACGAGCAATACTCCGAATTAGGGATGGTCTTACTGTCTTTGGGTGCAGATTATCAAGCGATCGACGCGATTACAGAAGCCAGTGAAAGCTATCAAGCCGCTTTTGAGGTAGCTTGGTCACAAGAACAATATGGTTTAGCTGCTGAAGCCAAATTAAACTTAGCTAATCTCTACTACGGTGCGGAAGAATTAGAAACAGCCTTAAGCGTTTATCGAGAACTATTGACGGTGTATGAAAAATCCTATAATTTATACGGTCTGATGAATACCTACGCTCAAATTGGTAAAATTTATACAGCACAAAATAAGTATCAAGAGGCTCTCATGACCTTTGAAAAGGGTTTAGAGCTAGCAGAATCCTTAAATTATGAACAAGCTTATTTTAACTCTCAAATTGAACAAATACGCGCCAAAATTAGCGAGCAAGACGGAAAAATATGA
- a CDS encoding NAD(P)-dependent oxidoreductase — protein MSVESIAFLGLGVMGGPMTANLARRGFQVKAWNRTSDRPGITLARQAGAKITKSLPEAIKDAGIIFSCLGDLPDVEEVLLGENGVVNHAQPETLVVEMSTIGSQGAIAIGQKLQERGLRFLDAPVSGGDIGAQQGTLTIMVGGDPRDFQTCQPFLEAMGKNIYHCGPIGSGQAVKLCNQILVSLYMVGLCEATQMARAQNLDPNLVIEVCSTGAAASWALSNLGPKIVAADFTPGFMIKHILKDLRLVQETLQANSQSLPGVDLAEHLFQVVRDLDQGPEQGTQGMIRAYLKQ, from the coding sequence ATGAGTGTTGAGTCTATTGCTTTTCTGGGATTAGGAGTAATGGGTGGTCCCATGACAGCTAATCTAGCGCGTCGCGGTTTTCAGGTTAAAGCGTGGAACCGCACTAGCGATCGCCCTGGGATAACCCTAGCTAGACAAGCTGGAGCAAAAATAACCAAGTCTCTCCCTGAAGCGATCAAAGACGCAGGAATTATCTTTTCTTGTTTGGGAGATCTACCTGACGTAGAAGAAGTACTCCTGGGAGAAAATGGGGTTGTTAACCACGCTCAACCAGAGACCCTAGTAGTAGAGATGAGTACGATTGGCAGTCAAGGAGCGATCGCGATCGGTCAAAAACTGCAAGAGCGGGGTTTACGCTTTTTAGACGCTCCCGTTTCCGGAGGTGATATCGGTGCGCAACAGGGAACCCTGACTATTATGGTGGGAGGGGATCCTAGAGATTTTCAGACTTGTCAGCCTTTTTTGGAAGCTATGGGTAAAAATATCTATCATTGTGGACCCATTGGGAGTGGACAAGCGGTAAAATTGTGTAATCAGATTCTCGTCTCTTTATATATGGTTGGTCTGTGTGAAGCGACTCAAATGGCTAGAGCGCAAAATCTTGACCCCAATTTAGTTATAGAAGTTTGTAGTACAGGAGCCGCTGCTTCTTGGGCTTTAAGTAATCTGGGTCCTAAAATCGTCGCCGCTGATTTTACACCAGGTTTTATGATCAAACATATACTCAAAGACTTACGTCTGGTACAAGAAACTCTACAAGCCAATAGCCAAAGTTTACCCGGTGTAGATTTAGCAGAACATTTGTTTCAAGTGGTTAGAGATCTCGACCAAGGACCAGAACAAGGAACTCAGGGAATGATTCGTGCCTATTTAAAGCAATAG
- a CDS encoding chromophore lyase CpcT/CpeT, which translates to MTHSTDILKLASLMAADFSNQQQAYANPPFFAHIRVCMRPLPYEFLSETSLFLEQAYDCMLDVPYRLRVLKFTSVDGHIELENYKVREQEKFFGASRNLELLKNLQPEQLELLEGCDMTVEWTGSSFKGLIKPGKACIVERKGKKTYLDNSFEIDEQKLISFDRGFDPETNELVWGSIAGPFNFVRIQSFADEIT; encoded by the coding sequence ATGACTCATTCTACCGACATCCTTAAATTAGCTAGCCTTATGGCTGCAGATTTTAGTAATCAACAACAAGCTTACGCTAATCCCCCATTTTTCGCTCATATTAGGGTTTGTATGCGTCCCCTTCCCTACGAATTTCTATCGGAAACCAGTTTATTTCTAGAACAAGCTTATGATTGCATGTTAGATGTTCCCTACCGGTTGCGCGTACTTAAATTTACATCGGTAGATGGTCATATCGAGTTAGAAAATTACAAAGTTAGAGAACAAGAAAAGTTCTTCGGCGCATCTCGTAACTTAGAACTCCTCAAAAATCTGCAACCAGAACAATTAGAACTACTCGAAGGCTGTGATATGACAGTGGAATGGACTGGTTCTAGCTTCAAAGGCCTTATTAAACCGGGAAAAGCTTGTATCGTTGAACGCAAAGGCAAAAAAACTTATTTAGATAATAGCTTTGAAATCGACGAACAGAAATTAATTAGCTTCGATCGCGGCTTCGATCCAGAAACCAACGAATTAGTTTGGGGTTCAATCGCCGGTCCTTTTAACTTCGTGCGGATCCAAAGTTTTGCTGATGAGATTACTTAA
- a CDS encoding esterase-like activity of phytase family protein, whose amino-acid sequence MRAPEGDRYPHLAKIIIILIIVILLPGCGVTPQVMAQDRLFLDLSLDFLGEYQLPPQEWENTRVGGLSGLTYDRTRGKLLAISDDRSYFAPARFYTLNININETPILEKVTVEGVTFLRNPQGETYPLGTIDAEGIALSPRQSVYISSEGVPKNNIAPFIQEYDIDTGKLQSSLRIPERYLTGIAENQGFESLTLSPNSLAPGDPFRLFTATEFSLIQDTANPPQESDPIRMMHYVINTIGEPILVAEHLYLLDPAPYDDTFKHGLSELIALEREGYFLSLERTLSLSGFGAKIFQIVIANATDTSGIVNLSGDLAGIQPIRKKLLLDLEELDLELDNLEGMTLGPRLPDGTQSLILVSDDNFKEEQVTQFLLFRFRQN is encoded by the coding sequence ATGAGAGCACCAGAAGGCGATCGCTATCCCCATCTAGCCAAAATAATTATCATCCTCATCATCGTCATCTTACTACCAGGCTGTGGTGTTACGCCACAAGTAATGGCTCAAGACAGACTCTTTCTAGACTTATCTTTAGACTTTCTCGGAGAATATCAATTACCACCCCAAGAGTGGGAAAATACCCGAGTAGGAGGCTTATCAGGTTTAACTTACGATCGCACCAGAGGAAAATTACTAGCCATTTCAGATGATCGCAGTTATTTTGCACCCGCGCGCTTCTATACTCTCAACATCAACATTAACGAAACACCCATTCTAGAAAAAGTAACGGTAGAGGGAGTGACCTTTTTGCGCAACCCACAGGGAGAAACCTACCCACTAGGAACCATCGACGCAGAGGGAATAGCCCTTTCGCCCCGTCAAAGCGTATATATTAGCAGCGAAGGCGTTCCTAAAAATAATATTGCTCCCTTTATTCAAGAATATGACATAGATACGGGTAAGTTACAGAGCAGTTTAAGAATTCCTGAACGTTATCTGACAGGTATAGCGGAAAACCAGGGTTTTGAATCTTTAACCCTCAGTCCCAATAGTTTAGCTCCAGGCGATCCCTTTCGCTTATTTACCGCTACAGAATTTTCTCTGATTCAAGATACCGCCAATCCACCTCAGGAATCAGACCCTATCCGGATGATGCACTATGTCATTAACACAATAGGTGAACCCATCTTAGTCGCTGAACATCTCTATCTCCTGGACCCCGCACCCTACGATGATACGTTTAAACACGGTTTGAGTGAACTCATAGCTTTAGAGCGAGAGGGGTATTTTCTATCTTTAGAACGCACTTTAAGTTTATCGGGTTTTGGTGCTAAAATCTTTCAGATAGTCATCGCTAACGCAACGGATACTTCCGGTATCGTTAATCTCTCAGGAGACTTAGCCGGAATTCAGCCCATCAGGAAAAAACTCCTCTTAGATTTGGAGGAATTAGATCTAGAATTAGATAACTTAGAAGGTATGACTTTGGGACCGCGTTTACCTGATGGTACTCAAAGCCTTATTTTAGTTAGCGACGATAACTTTAAAGAAGAACAAGTAACACAGTTTCTGTTGTTTCGCTTCCGACAAAATTAA